A region of candidate division WOR-3 bacterium DNA encodes the following proteins:
- the groEL gene encoding chaperonin GroEL (60 kDa chaperone family; promotes refolding of misfolded polypeptides especially under stressful conditions; forms two stacked rings of heptamers to form a barrel-shaped 14mer; ends can be capped by GroES; misfolded proteins enter the barrel where they are refolded when GroES binds; many bacteria have multiple copies of the groEL gene which are active under different environmental conditions; the B.japonicum protein in this cluster is expressed constitutively; in Rhodobacter, Corynebacterium and Rhizobium this protein is essential for growth) gives LRCIPALGKLKLPGDEQIGVEIVKKALEAPIRQLAENAGIEGSVVVERVKNETGNRGFNVETLRYEDMFEAGIIDPTKVTRTALQNAASVASLLITTDAAIVELPEKEKTPPAPAGGYGEY, from the coding sequence ACTCCGTTGTATTCCGGCGTTAGGAAAGCTAAAACTGCCCGGGGATGAACAAATTGGAGTAGAGATAGTAAAGAAAGCGCTTGAGGCGCCGATTCGTCAACTTGCTGAGAATGCCGGAATTGAAGGTTCAGTAGTAGTAGAAAGAGTGAAGAACGAAACCGGAAATCGCGGATTTAATGTTGAAACTTTGCGTTATGAAGATATGTTTGAAGCCGGGATTATCGATCCGACTAAAGTCACGCGGACTGCGTTGCAGAATGCAGCTTCGGTAGCTTCACTTCTAATTACGACTGATGCAGCGATTGTTGAGTTGCCCGAAAAAGAGAAGACTCCACCAGCACCAGCTGGCGGTTACGGTGAGTATTAA